Proteins from a genomic interval of Micromonospora sp. NBC_00389:
- a CDS encoding NAD(P)H-dependent flavin oxidoreductase: MALSTAFTEMLGVRYPIALAPMGGSAGGALAAAVSRGGGFGILGGAYGDPEWLAREVPIVAGTEGPWGVGFLTWGIDLDAVELALSYGPSAVMLSFGDPSPYAEHVRRAGALLILQVTDLEEAKRAVDLGADVIVAQGTESGGHGAVRGRSTLPFVPAVVDLVAPVPVLAAGGIADGRGVAAALVLGAAGALIGTRFQASTEALVDPSITKAILEGRGQDTERSTVLDIARGSRWPSKYPARTLGHPYLDRWRGREAELAADPQARQAYQDDVARGAVPPLPVWAGEAVDLITDLPSAEDLVTAMATQAQDALTRAGRH; this comes from the coding sequence ATGGCGTTGTCGACGGCGTTCACGGAGATGCTCGGCGTGCGGTACCCGATTGCGCTGGCGCCGATGGGTGGGTCGGCCGGTGGCGCGCTGGCCGCAGCTGTCTCCCGCGGTGGTGGGTTCGGGATTCTGGGCGGCGCGTACGGGGACCCGGAGTGGCTGGCACGTGAGGTGCCGATCGTCGCGGGTACTGAAGGGCCGTGGGGTGTCGGATTCCTGACCTGGGGGATCGATCTCGACGCGGTGGAGCTGGCGCTGAGCTACGGCCCCAGCGCCGTGATGCTGTCCTTCGGCGATCCGAGCCCATACGCGGAGCATGTCCGCCGGGCAGGGGCTCTGTTGATCCTCCAGGTCACAGATCTGGAGGAGGCCAAGCGGGCCGTGGACCTGGGCGCCGATGTGATTGTGGCTCAGGGAACCGAGAGCGGTGGGCACGGAGCCGTGCGCGGGCGGTCCACTTTGCCGTTCGTGCCCGCGGTGGTGGATCTCGTAGCTCCGGTGCCGGTGCTGGCAGCGGGCGGGATCGCCGATGGACGTGGTGTGGCGGCGGCTCTCGTGCTGGGCGCGGCCGGAGCGCTCATCGGCACCCGCTTCCAGGCCAGCACTGAGGCCCTGGTCGATCCTTCGATCACCAAGGCGATCCTCGAGGGGCGGGGGCAGGACACCGAGCGCAGCACCGTGCTGGACATCGCGCGCGGATCCCGGTGGCCGTCGAAGTACCCCGCTCGCACCCTCGGCCATCCCTACCTCGACCGCTGGCGCGGCCGGGAGGCCGAGCTCGCCGCCGATCCCCAAGCCCGTCAGGCGTACCAGGACGACGTGGCACGCGGTGCGGTGCCCCCGCTGCCGGTCTGGGCGGGCGAGGCCGTCGACCTCATCACCGACCTGCCCTCGGCGGAGGACCTGGTCACGGCCATGGCCACCCAGGCCCAGGACGCCCTGACCCGAGCGGGACGCCACTGA
- a CDS encoding DUF2291 family protein, which produces MSSEKGHRSRSMKRLVGLAVIAALLVAAALDTKFLSPQQAAELNPAPFNAESYAAKAFPEVAGAIKEKATDLEVLAPAVEADPAAAGKQYGQDLGSGSYAIPVKVTGTVDQVDENFMQLKVSGVPDSTAVRVPVGPALSGTPVRDATGTIKFGDFAGQSDYQSVANQFKLRMQQDVLAKIDPASLKGKRVTVYGAWSTGGPPKSFVIQPVEIEARS; this is translated from the coding sequence ATGAGTTCCGAGAAGGGACATCGGTCGAGATCGATGAAAAGGCTCGTGGGTCTCGCCGTCATTGCTGCCCTCCTGGTTGCGGCGGCGCTCGACACCAAGTTCCTCTCGCCCCAGCAGGCGGCGGAGCTGAACCCGGCACCGTTCAATGCGGAAAGCTACGCTGCGAAAGCATTTCCCGAGGTCGCGGGCGCAATCAAGGAGAAGGCAACGGACCTCGAGGTGCTGGCGCCAGCCGTCGAAGCGGACCCTGCGGCCGCCGGCAAGCAGTACGGCCAGGACCTGGGCAGTGGTTCCTACGCCATTCCGGTCAAGGTGACCGGCACGGTGGACCAGGTCGATGAGAACTTCATGCAGCTGAAAGTCTCCGGCGTGCCGGACAGTACCGCGGTTCGCGTCCCGGTGGGGCCGGCCCTCAGTGGAACGCCGGTCCGGGACGCCACTGGAACCATCAAGTTTGGTGATTTCGCAGGACAGAGTGATTACCAGTCGGTGGCCAACCAGTTCAAGCTCCGGATGCAGCAGGACGTGCTCGCCAAGATCGACCCGGCGTCGCTGAAGGGCAAGCGAGTGACGGTCTACGGAGCCTGGTCGACGGGGGGACCGCCGAAATCCTTCGTCATCCAGCCGGTCGAAATCGAGGCGCGGTCGTGA
- a CDS encoding SDR family oxidoreductase, which produces MGRMGQPEEIANAALFLASDQSSFMTGGEIFVDGGANQV; this is translated from the coding sequence ATGGGCCGGATGGGCCAGCCGGAGGAGATCGCCAACGCCGCCCTGTTCCTGGCCTCCGACCAGAGCAGCTTCATGACCGGCGGCGAGATCTTCGTCGACGGTGGCGCGAACCAGGTCTGA
- a CDS encoding sugar ABC transporter ATP-binding protein yields the protein MDDDVVLRAVDITKTYGVTRALKGVNFEVRRGKVTVLFGENGAGKSTLMKILSGVERPTSGHLELDGKVVDLRSTTQAVDRGISIIHQELNLCPNLNVRDNIFVGRELRSRRGGVAYAREGEITRELMARLEEDIAPTTLVADLRLGQQQVVEIARALATNARILIMDEPTSALSAAEVMVLFKVIRELKSQGVAIVYISHHLEEAIEIADHAVVFRDGALVAKKDAADIDLPWVVSKMVGRAAEYDFTGEPRGHGEVALSIEKVRVPDPDASGRLAVNDVSLQVRAGEIVCLYGLMGAGRTELLEALAGRQPIAAGRALLEGRDLRRLSIEERISGGIGLVPEDRQRDGLVQLMSVGANMSLSSLLSMVKRTFVSRGRENADVQTMIKEVRVKTAGPGAPLTSLSGGNQQKVVIGKMLMTRPKVLLLDEPTRGIDVGAKGEIFALLFHEARKGLAVLYATSEISEALTASHRLVVMSKGRIVREFDPGTATREEVMAASGEPEPEALHIGASE from the coding sequence ATGGACGACGACGTGGTGCTGCGCGCGGTCGACATCACCAAGACATACGGTGTCACCCGAGCGCTGAAGGGCGTCAACTTCGAGGTGCGACGTGGGAAAGTCACCGTTCTGTTTGGTGAAAACGGCGCCGGCAAGTCCACGCTGATGAAGATCCTCTCCGGCGTCGAGCGGCCGACGAGCGGCCACCTCGAACTCGACGGCAAGGTTGTCGACCTGCGGTCGACCACCCAGGCGGTCGACCGCGGCATCTCGATCATCCACCAGGAGCTCAACCTCTGTCCGAACCTGAACGTCCGGGACAACATCTTCGTCGGGCGCGAGCTGCGCTCGCGCCGCGGTGGCGTGGCCTACGCGCGCGAGGGGGAGATCACCCGAGAGCTCATGGCGAGGCTGGAGGAGGACATTGCACCCACCACCCTGGTGGCTGACTTGCGCCTCGGTCAGCAACAGGTGGTGGAGATCGCGCGGGCCCTCGCCACCAACGCTCGAATCCTGATCATGGATGAGCCGACATCAGCGTTGAGCGCGGCCGAGGTCATGGTCCTGTTCAAGGTCATTCGCGAGCTGAAGTCCCAGGGCGTGGCGATCGTGTACATCTCCCACCACCTTGAGGAGGCGATCGAGATCGCCGACCACGCGGTGGTCTTCCGCGACGGGGCGCTGGTCGCCAAGAAGGACGCGGCCGACATCGACCTGCCCTGGGTGGTGTCCAAGATGGTCGGGCGCGCCGCCGAGTACGACTTCACCGGCGAGCCGCGCGGCCACGGGGAGGTCGCCCTTTCCATCGAGAAAGTCCGGGTACCCGATCCGGACGCCAGCGGTCGGTTGGCAGTCAACGACGTCTCGTTGCAGGTGCGCGCCGGAGAGATCGTGTGCCTCTACGGTCTGATGGGCGCAGGCCGTACCGAATTGTTGGAAGCGCTTGCCGGGCGGCAGCCCATCGCGGCCGGCCGGGCGCTCCTGGAAGGCCGGGATCTGCGTCGGCTCTCGATCGAGGAGCGGATCTCCGGCGGCATCGGGCTCGTCCCCGAGGATCGCCAGCGCGACGGTCTCGTCCAGCTCATGTCCGTCGGGGCGAACATGTCGCTGTCCAGCCTGCTGTCCATGGTCAAACGCACGTTCGTCTCCCGCGGCAGGGAGAACGCCGACGTCCAGACCATGATCAAGGAGGTGCGGGTGAAGACCGCCGGACCGGGTGCCCCGCTCACCTCCCTCAGCGGCGGCAACCAGCAGAAGGTCGTCATCGGCAAGATGCTGATGACCCGGCCCAAGGTCCTGCTGCTCGACGAGCCCACCCGCGGCATCGACGTCGGAGCGAAGGGCGAGATCTTCGCCCTGCTGTTCCACGAGGCGCGCAAGGGTCTCGCCGTGCTGTACGCGACGTCCGAGATCAGCGAGGCGCTGACCGCCTCGCATCGGCTGGTCGTCATGTCGAAGGGCCGCATCGTGCGGGAGTTCGACCCGGGCACCGCCACTCGAGAGGAAGTCATGGCCGCCTCCGGCGAGCCCGAGCCTGAGGCCCTACACATCGGAGCATCGGAATGA
- a CDS encoding TMEM175 family protein, which yields MSGRGHGTAQPGSRHDRDVLRTELFSDAVLAIIITLLGLELRPPQVESGRLLAGLLAEWPVYLAYTTSFVNIAVVWLSHRTAFSRIIRVDLGLSWANFGVLFCTALLPFATAVVSQSLKDGSGADIRTATAFYGLVGTILLGSWWILYARLVRRPELTEQGGPDFFRRERRRPLLGMLLFPAGALVGYFSFWVAFAIFLALPLIYATTATRE from the coding sequence ATGTCGGGGCGAGGACACGGTACGGCGCAGCCCGGGAGCCGCCATGACCGGGACGTACTGCGCACCGAACTGTTCAGCGATGCCGTGCTGGCGATCATTATCACCCTGCTCGGACTGGAGCTGCGGCCACCTCAGGTCGAGTCTGGGCGCCTGCTCGCCGGGCTGCTGGCGGAATGGCCGGTCTACCTGGCGTACACGACCTCGTTTGTGAACATCGCTGTAGTGTGGCTGTCCCACCGCACGGCGTTCAGCCGGATCATCCGGGTGGATCTCGGGTTGAGCTGGGCCAACTTCGGGGTGTTGTTCTGCACGGCCCTGCTTCCGTTCGCCACGGCGGTCGTCTCGCAGTCGCTGAAGGACGGTAGCGGGGCGGACATCCGCACTGCGACCGCCTTCTACGGCCTGGTGGGCACGATTCTGCTCGGCAGCTGGTGGATTCTCTACGCCCGGCTCGTCCGGCGCCCGGAGCTGACCGAGCAGGGCGGGCCGGACTTCTTCCGCCGGGAGCGGCGTCGGCCGCTGCTGGGCATGCTCCTGTTTCCCGCTGGGGCCTTGGTTGGCTACTTCTCGTTCTGGGTCGCGTTTGCGATCTTCCTCGCGTTGCCGCTGATCTATGCCACAACAGCCACCCGGGAGTGA
- a CDS encoding ABC transporter permease has protein sequence MSDTQAAIGPRILGRRVNLNKLLVEGRALVALAIIIIVFSSLSSNFLQPDNLILMTRHVAMNAILAIGMLMVILNGGIDLSVGSTVGLSGVMAGYLLQGSNVPFSDMVAYPSVWVVILVSLAVGALVGYVNGLLVARLNVAPFIATLGMLYVARGIALLITNGETFTKLRGEETLGNRGFIPVLAGTPLGIPMPVWLMVVFAIVFSLVLNRTAFGRWLYATGGNERAAELSGVPVRRVKVLIYVISGFCAGTVGLLLAADLPAATPRGGEFYELNAIAAVVIGGAALSGGRGTIRGTLIGAFVIGFLVDGLVLVGVSVFWQQVIKGAVIILAVAVDQIQQMLQKRRDLKRAAAPNPPADPTSTAGDPALAGAR, from the coding sequence ATGAGCGACACACAGGCCGCCATCGGCCCTCGGATCCTCGGCCGTCGGGTGAACCTCAACAAGCTGCTCGTCGAGGGACGGGCCCTGGTAGCGCTGGCGATCATCATCATCGTCTTCTCGTCGCTGTCGTCAAACTTCCTGCAGCCGGACAACCTCATCCTGATGACCCGGCACGTCGCCATGAACGCGATCCTGGCCATCGGCATGCTGATGGTGATCCTCAACGGCGGCATCGACCTCTCGGTCGGCTCCACCGTCGGCCTGTCAGGCGTGATGGCCGGCTATCTGCTGCAGGGCTCCAACGTTCCCTTCTCGGACATGGTCGCCTACCCGTCGGTGTGGGTGGTGATCCTGGTCTCGCTGGCGGTGGGGGCCCTGGTCGGCTATGTCAACGGGCTGCTGGTCGCCCGGCTGAACGTCGCGCCGTTCATCGCCACCCTCGGCATGCTCTATGTCGCCCGTGGCATCGCGCTGCTGATCACCAACGGGGAGACCTTCACCAAGCTGCGCGGTGAGGAGACACTGGGAAACAGAGGCTTCATCCCGGTCCTCGCCGGCACCCCGCTCGGCATTCCCATGCCGGTGTGGCTGATGGTCGTCTTCGCCATCGTGTTCTCCCTGGTGCTCAACCGCACCGCGTTCGGCCGGTGGCTCTACGCCACCGGTGGCAACGAGCGAGCGGCGGAACTGTCCGGCGTACCGGTGCGGCGGGTCAAGGTCCTCATCTACGTCATCTCCGGCTTCTGCGCCGGCACCGTCGGTCTGCTGCTCGCCGCCGACCTGCCGGCAGCCACCCCGCGGGGCGGCGAATTCTACGAGCTCAATGCAATCGCGGCGGTGGTCATCGGCGGCGCCGCCCTCTCCGGTGGCCGAGGCACGATCCGGGGAACACTCATCGGCGCTTTCGTCATCGGCTTCCTCGTTGACGGTCTCGTCCTGGTCGGGGTGTCCGTCTTCTGGCAGCAGGTGATCAAGGGGGCGGTCATCATCCTCGCCGTCGCTGTTGACCAGATCCAGCAGATGCTGCAGAAGCGCCGCGACCTCAAGCGCGCCGCCGCCCCGAACCCGCCGGCCGACCCTACGTCCACTGCCGGCGACCCGGCACTGGCCGGTGCCCGGTGA
- a CDS encoding PQQ-dependent sugar dehydrogenase yields MTAIGAPAHAEGGPTMLDPKLAVRTAATGLTSPTGLAFIGDNDMFVLEKTTGRIQRVVNGAVASTPLDLAVNSGSERGLLGIALHPNFPANPGVYLYWTESTTGADTTVLSETPLLGNRVDRFVWNGSTLTFDRNLIRIRARQEDAGQPARANHNGGVIDFGRDGKLYTFTGDLGRRGHLQNLTCGPTAVCPGPTVPDDQFGGPQTDNAHLSGVVLRLNDDGTTPTDNPFYGPGAAMGGEVGATLQKIFSYGHRNGFGMAVDPDTGNVWMQENGDDSFSEINRLEPGMNGGWIQIAGPVQRVAQFKEIETTFGGQNLQQLRWPPSNIADSTQQALGRLYMLPGAHYSDPEFSWKWEVAPGGMGFLNSRALGPQFKGDLFMGAATPALNGGYLFHFNLTGNGQKIAVDDPRLNDRVADNLAKHEITESESLLIGRDFGVVTDIETAPDGNLSVLSLTNGAVYTVYRR; encoded by the coding sequence ATGACCGCCATCGGCGCCCCAGCCCACGCCGAGGGCGGCCCGACAATGCTCGACCCGAAGCTGGCCGTGCGGACTGCCGCAACGGGGTTGACCAGCCCCACCGGCCTGGCATTCATCGGCGACAACGACATGTTCGTGCTCGAGAAGACGACCGGGCGGATCCAACGCGTGGTCAACGGAGCCGTCGCCAGCACGCCACTGGACCTTGCCGTCAACTCCGGCTCCGAGCGAGGCCTGCTCGGGATCGCCCTACACCCCAACTTCCCCGCGAACCCCGGGGTCTACCTGTACTGGACGGAGAGCACGACCGGCGCGGACACCACCGTCCTCAGCGAAACCCCACTGCTCGGCAACCGGGTCGACCGGTTCGTGTGGAACGGCAGCACACTCACCTTCGACCGCAACCTGATCCGCATCCGAGCCCGTCAGGAGGACGCCGGCCAGCCCGCACGCGCCAACCACAACGGCGGAGTGATCGACTTCGGCCGCGACGGGAAGCTGTACACCTTCACCGGCGACCTCGGCCGGCGTGGCCACCTGCAAAACCTCACCTGCGGCCCCACCGCCGTCTGCCCCGGACCGACCGTGCCCGACGACCAGTTCGGCGGCCCGCAAACAGACAACGCCCACCTCAGCGGCGTCGTCCTGCGCCTCAACGACGACGGCACCACACCCACCGACAACCCCTTCTACGGTCCCGGCGCCGCCATGGGCGGCGAGGTCGGCGCCACCTTACAGAAGATCTTCTCCTACGGTCACCGCAACGGCTTCGGCATGGCCGTCGACCCCGACACCGGCAACGTGTGGATGCAGGAGAACGGCGACGACAGCTTCAGCGAGATCAACCGGCTGGAGCCGGGCATGAACGGCGGCTGGATCCAGATCGCAGGACCGGTGCAGCGCGTCGCCCAGTTCAAGGAGATCGAGACGACGTTCGGCGGGCAGAACCTTCAGCAACTGCGCTGGCCGCCGAGCAACATCGCCGACAGCACGCAACAAGCGCTCGGCAGGCTGTACATGCTCCCCGGGGCGCACTACAGCGATCCCGAGTTCAGCTGGAAGTGGGAGGTCGCACCCGGCGGGATGGGCTTCCTCAACAGCCGAGCGCTCGGGCCGCAGTTCAAGGGTGACCTGTTCATGGGCGCCGCGACGCCCGCCCTCAACGGCGGCTACCTGTTCCACTTCAACCTGACCGGCAATGGCCAGAAGATCGCCGTCGACGACCCACGACTGAACGACCGGGTGGCGGACAACCTCGCCAAGCACGAGATCACCGAGAGCGAGAGCCTTCTGATCGGCCGTGACTTCGGGGTCGTCACGGACATCGAGACCGCCCCGGACGGGAACCTGTCCGTCCTCTCGCTGACCAACGGCGCGGTCTACACGGTCTACCGCCGCTGA